A genomic region of Persephonella marina EX-H1 contains the following coding sequences:
- a CDS encoding TniQ family protein, protein MGDYFKSQSSYSNTFKHKNSKFPIRLKPLKNELLSSWLLREAYAHYMNPPAFISLYFYNFDRHIFHRDIDLVGINENFIKQLVSKTYYKKEDFLGMTLKSYEGYLFINLNKSNRNLFILQPRFRKGRAIKKAIRFCPLCLKESKEQYLKKYWRLSFSTICLKHKCFLYDNCPECGEVFSPNKRKYDIKEYHCHKCGFSFSQSPIKYVSKLSSGFKNIQKINEILESGVFIFEGKPILSIFFFPILKQVLRFLYFYNFRTIELLNEESHLLNIQLPEEKNKKKRFLEDLSIKEHYILFTVAMEIFKSKDSFEKYIKDNKIGFPFLNRGIEYIPFWYDELIKQFSNKHYFPTDEEIKSAVKYLKKKGIKPSYKKLSKMFDCYLDKRRTVEL, encoded by the coding sequence TTGGGAGATTATTTTAAAAGCCAATCATCTTACTCAAATACTTTCAAACATAAAAACTCTAAATTTCCAATAAGACTAAAGCCATTAAAAAATGAGCTTTTATCTTCATGGCTATTAAGAGAGGCTTATGCTCACTATATGAACCCTCCAGCTTTTATATCTTTATATTTTTATAATTTTGATAGACATATATTTCACAGAGATATTGATTTAGTTGGGATCAATGAAAATTTTATTAAACAGTTAGTTTCTAAAACCTATTATAAAAAAGAAGACTTTTTAGGTATGACATTAAAATCGTATGAAGGATACCTGTTTATAAATTTAAATAAATCAAACAGAAATTTATTTATTTTACAGCCGAGATTTAGAAAAGGAAGAGCTATAAAAAAAGCGATAAGATTTTGTCCTTTATGTTTAAAAGAAAGTAAAGAACAATATTTAAAAAAATACTGGAGGTTATCTTTTTCTACAATTTGTTTAAAGCATAAATGTTTTTTATACGATAACTGTCCAGAATGTGGAGAAGTATTTTCTCCAAACAAAAGAAAATATGATATAAAAGAATATCACTGTCATAAATGTGGATTTTCTTTTAGTCAGTCTCCTATCAAGTATGTATCCAAATTATCGAGTGGTTTCAAAAATATACAGAAAATAAATGAAATATTGGAATCAGGAGTTTTTATATTTGAAGGAAAACCCATTTTATCTATTTTCTTTTTTCCTATACTTAAGCAAGTTTTAAGATTTTTATATTTTTATAATTTCCGAACAATCGAATTACTAAACGAAGAATCTCATTTATTAAATATCCAACTTCCCGAAGAGAAAAACAAAAAGAAAAGATTTCTAGAAGATCTATCTATAAAAGAACACTATATTTTATTCACAGTAGCTATGGAGATATTTAAAAGTAAAGATAGTTTTGAAAAATATATTAAAGATAATAAAATAGGATTTCCATTTCTAAACAGAGGTATTGAATACATTCCTTTCTGGTATGATGAGCTTATTAAACAATTTAGTAATAAACATTATTTCCCAACGGATGAAGAAATTAAAAGTGCAGTTAAATATTTAAAGAAAAAAGGAATAAAACCAAGCTACAAAAAATTATCTAAAATGTTTGATTGTTATTTAGATAAAAGAAGAACCGTAGAGCTTTGA
- a CDS encoding TniB family NTP-binding protein, which produces MGLYDFDKEYLKFLEKKTKEKLYASDKIRINYIKSEKFVYYPKAKRIIEKLNNLMNEPPRSRMPNLLLVGESNNGKTSIIKKFHDLNPPIEEIEAAQIPVVMVQAPPRPDIKALYNYIFMSLNIEVRKSETLSLQEEKIVYFFKVFKVRMLIIDEIHNILSGNFSKQREFMNAIKNLSNILKIPIVLAGIIEAVNAVSTDKQISSRFRPVYLERWSFNKNYIGLLLSLEKTLPLRKPSYIHKNMQLANKILTYSEGLIGEIVEIVNLMAINAIKTGKEKISEEDLKEIDYIPLSQSRDIIHLN; this is translated from the coding sequence ATGGGTCTTTATGATTTTGATAAAGAGTACCTAAAGTTTCTAGAGAAAAAAACAAAAGAAAAGTTATATGCATCGGATAAAATAAGAATTAATTACATTAAAAGCGAAAAGTTTGTTTATTACCCAAAGGCAAAAAGAATTATAGAGAAATTAAATAATTTAATGAACGAACCTCCAAGAAGCAGAATGCCTAATTTACTATTAGTAGGAGAGAGTAATAATGGAAAAACAAGTATTATCAAAAAATTCCATGATTTAAATCCTCCTATTGAGGAAATAGAAGCAGCACAAATCCCTGTTGTTATGGTTCAAGCTCCACCCAGACCCGATATTAAGGCTTTGTATAATTACATATTTATGAGCTTGAATATTGAAGTAAGGAAGAGCGAAACTTTATCTTTACAAGAAGAAAAAATCGTATATTTCTTTAAAGTTTTCAAAGTAAGAATGCTAATAATTGATGAAATTCACAATATTTTAAGCGGAAATTTCAGTAAACAGCGAGAGTTTATGAATGCTATAAAAAACTTATCAAATATTTTAAAAATTCCTATAGTTTTAGCAGGAATAATAGAAGCAGTTAATGCCGTTAGTACTGACAAACAGATAAGCAGTAGATTTAGACCCGTCTATTTGGAGAGATGGTCATTTAATAAAAATTACATAGGATTATTACTCTCTTTAGAGAAGACTCTTCCTTTAAGAAAACCTTCTTATATTCACAAAAATATGCAATTAGCTAATAAGATACTAACTTATAGTGAAGGATTAATAGGTGAAATTGTAGAAATAGTAAATCTAATGGCAATAAATGCTATAAAGACTGGAAAAGAAAAAATATCTGAGGAAGATTTAAAGGAAATTGATTATATTCCATTATCACAAAGTAGAGATATTATACATTTAAATTAA
- a CDS encoding Mu transposase C-terminal domain-containing protein, with amino-acid sequence MKISIKQGTKFLYKDKLYEILSFKSDLQSVIAKDLENGISEIIKVKDIEPYDENLKNKFNKIVNSEFSDKSSKEFEIAKRRYEIIKPLLTSSRCKKDVIKRAKEFNLSVSTLYRWIKSFEKTESLESLVPNRCFLKKRKTKFNDEVEDIIQLFLKEKYLSKQKYSISRIYNEICIFCEENNLKPPSLSTVWRRANDLDKQEVCKKRYGKTKYLSKFKSSEKSFEVNFPLEVIQIDHTLLDIIVVDEIHRQPVGRPWITIAMDIYSRMVYSFFISLEFPSVFSIGQLLMLGISTKEEYLEKLGIEGAWIIYGVPKSLHLDNAKEFHSRALKDFCDMYQIEINYRPKGSPHFGGHIERFMRTLNEEMHNLPGTTFSNKTYRENYNSEKHSAYTLFELEKYIASYIVNIYHKKKHSSLGISPEEKYKKGIFDEKNRSIGLPPIIPTDEIERIRISLLPTVYRSIQKDGISLFGIKYFSESLKKYINLERNKKYTIKYDPMDLSKIYLWDSSIEHYFEIPYRNTLNPKITLSELKQVKKYLSKKKIDQKNEVNIFKEFKKLREIEKEAVKKSKKVRRKKSSKNYLENRKEYLGSSNNTQKKDTNLNVDFDLDNIPNFDIDIGE; translated from the coding sequence ATGAAAATATCCATTAAGCAAGGAACTAAGTTTTTATATAAGGATAAACTTTATGAGATCTTATCTTTTAAATCTGATTTACAAAGTGTCATAGCTAAGGATTTAGAAAATGGAATCTCAGAAATAATAAAGGTTAAAGATATAGAACCATACGATGAAAATCTTAAGAATAAATTTAATAAGATAGTAAATAGTGAGTTTTCAGACAAATCATCAAAAGAATTTGAAATAGCAAAAAGAAGGTATGAAATTATAAAACCACTTTTAACCAGTTCACGTTGTAAAAAAGATGTAATAAAAAGGGCAAAAGAATTCAATTTATCTGTGTCTACACTTTACAGATGGATAAAGAGTTTTGAAAAAACAGAATCTTTAGAATCATTAGTTCCAAATAGATGTTTTTTAAAAAAAAGAAAAACCAAATTTAATGATGAAGTAGAAGATATAATTCAACTCTTTCTAAAAGAAAAGTACTTGTCAAAGCAAAAATATTCTATTAGTAGAATTTATAATGAAATATGTATCTTTTGTGAAGAAAACAACTTAAAACCTCCATCCCTTTCCACTGTTTGGAGAAGAGCTAATGACCTTGATAAACAAGAAGTATGTAAAAAAAGGTATGGAAAAACTAAATACTTAAGTAAGTTTAAAAGCTCTGAAAAAAGTTTTGAAGTAAATTTCCCCTTAGAAGTTATTCAAATAGATCATACTTTACTTGACATAATTGTAGTAGATGAAATACACAGGCAACCTGTAGGCAGACCTTGGATAACTATAGCTATGGATATATATAGTAGAATGGTTTACAGTTTTTTTATTTCATTAGAATTCCCAAGTGTCTTTTCAATAGGTCAATTATTAATGCTAGGTATATCTACTAAAGAAGAATATTTAGAAAAATTAGGAATAGAAGGTGCGTGGATTATATACGGTGTTCCTAAGTCTTTACATTTAGATAATGCAAAAGAATTTCACAGTCGAGCATTAAAGGATTTTTGTGATATGTATCAAATCGAAATAAACTATAGACCTAAAGGATCTCCTCATTTTGGAGGACATATAGAAAGATTTATGAGAACTCTTAATGAGGAAATGCACAATCTACCAGGTACAACATTTTCCAATAAAACCTATAGGGAGAATTATAACTCAGAAAAGCATTCTGCTTATACGTTATTTGAACTTGAGAAATACATAGCTAGTTATATTGTGAACATATATCATAAAAAGAAGCATTCATCTTTAGGTATATCTCCTGAAGAAAAATATAAAAAAGGTATTTTTGATGAAAAAAATAGAAGTATAGGACTACCTCCAATAATACCTACAGATGAAATTGAAAGAATAAGAATATCATTATTACCAACTGTATATAGAAGTATACAAAAAGATGGTATTAGTTTATTTGGAATAAAATATTTCAGTGAAAGCTTGAAAAAATACATAAATCTCGAAAGGAATAAAAAATATACAATAAAATACGACCCTATGGACTTAAGTAAAATTTATTTATGGGATTCTTCCATAGAACATTATTTTGAAATACCTTATAGGAATACACTCAATCCTAAAATAACTCTCTCAGAGTTAAAACAGGTTAAGAAATATTTGTCTAAGAAAAAAATTGATCAAAAGAATGAAGTTAATATTTTTAAAGAATTTAAAAAACTTAGAGAAATAGAAAAGGAGGCTGTAAAAAAATCTAAAAAAGTACGCCGTAAGAAGTCATCTAAAAATTATTTAGAAAATAGGAAAGAATACTTAGGAAGTAGCAATAATACTCAGAAAAAAGATACTAATTTAAATGTAGATTTTGATTTAGATAATATTCCAAACTTTGATATTGATATAGGAGAATAA
- a CDS encoding ATP-binding protein encodes MEEIFYRFNPWWEEEFKINFIDRPKYTIPLLSSIDKPSIEIITGLRRIGKTSIMKILINKLINEKNVQPNRIFFISLDFYKLEDLSVLDIVEEYLKLQKIPFSERIYLFLDEITYKKDFSVQLKNIYDLYNAKIFVSSSSASVLKDKKAYLTGREKITEVLPLDFDEFLNFKEIKIKKADKHLLKAYFEDYMKIGGIPEYVLTEDIEYIKQLVDDIIYKDIIAMHNIKEKTAVREFFFLLMERAGKQLSLNKISKVLGISVDTAKRFFEYFLDTYIIYAIERCGKLNKRLKSPKKIYAGDVGIRNMITGFRDLGAVFENLVFLKIKNRKSCYVLHDGIELDFLTEDKILIEAKYERDLNEKQLKLFNEYPAKEKILVDSFEKYQSL; translated from the coding sequence TTGGAAGAGATTTTTTACAGATTCAATCCATGGTGGGAAGAAGAATTCAAAATAAATTTTATCGATAGACCTAAATATACAATTCCTTTATTGTCATCTATAGATAAACCATCTATTGAAATAATTACAGGACTTCGCCGCATAGGTAAAACATCAATAATGAAAATACTTATAAATAAACTCATAAACGAAAAAAACGTACAGCCAAATCGTATATTTTTTATATCCTTAGATTTTTATAAGCTTGAAGATTTAAGCGTATTAGACATAGTAGAAGAATATCTAAAATTACAAAAGATACCCTTTTCAGAAAGAATTTATCTCTTTTTAGATGAGATTACATATAAAAAAGATTTTTCAGTGCAGTTAAAAAACATTTATGATCTTTATAATGCAAAGATATTCGTTTCTTCCTCTTCCGCATCAGTTCTAAAGGATAAAAAAGCATATTTGACAGGAAGGGAAAAGATCACAGAGGTTTTACCACTTGATTTTGACGAATTTTTAAACTTTAAAGAAATAAAAATTAAAAAGGCAGATAAACATTTACTAAAAGCCTACTTTGAAGATTATATGAAAATTGGAGGGATACCAGAGTATGTTTTGACAGAAGATATAGAATACATAAAACAGTTAGTAGATGATATTATCTATAAAGACATAATAGCTATGCACAACATAAAAGAAAAAACTGCTGTTAGAGAATTTTTCTTTTTGTTAATGGAAAGAGCAGGGAAACAGTTAAGTTTAAATAAAATATCCAAAGTATTAGGTATAAGTGTTGATACAGCAAAAAGATTTTTTGAGTATTTCTTAGACACATATATAATTTATGCAATAGAAAGATGCGGAAAGCTGAATAAAAGATTAAAATCACCTAAAAAAATATATGCTGGGGATGTTGGGATAAGAAATATGATTACAGGTTTTAGAGATTTAGGAGCAGTGTTTGAAAATTTAGTGTTTCTAAAAATAAAAAATAGAAAATCCTGTTATGTTTTACATGACGGCATAGAACTTGATTTTTTAACAGAAGATAAAATCCTTATTGAGGCAAAATATGAAAGGGATTTAAACGAAAAACAGCTTAAATTATTTAACGAATATCCAGCAAAAGAAAAAATCTTAGTTGATAGTTTTGAAAAATATCAAAGCTTATAG
- a CDS encoding 7-carboxy-7-deazaguanine synthase QueE: MEKFNVVEIFPSIEGEGSLIGYPVTFIRLEGCNLRCEWCDTPYSYDGKTFSKLTSDEIISELKRYPNRKVCLTGGEPLICENVDKLMTEIIKEGYSLIIETNGTVLTEEVKNVLREFGESIYIVVSPKPDSFYFINKELIPSVDEFKFIVDETLRIKDILMYQIYYTEKPLILQPESNRKDMIDKALKLQRELLEKHSIEARVIPQVHKYMGIM; the protein is encoded by the coding sequence TTGGAAAAATTTAATGTAGTTGAGATATTCCCTTCAATTGAAGGAGAAGGTAGCTTAATAGGTTATCCGGTAACATTTATAAGACTTGAAGGATGCAATCTAAGGTGTGAGTGGTGTGATACACCTTACTCTTATGATGGAAAAACCTTCAGCAAACTTACATCAGATGAGATAATTTCTGAACTGAAAAGATATCCAAACAGAAAAGTCTGTCTTACAGGTGGGGAACCTTTAATATGTGAAAATGTTGATAAACTGATGACAGAAATTATTAAAGAAGGTTACAGTCTGATAATAGAGACAAACGGGACTGTTCTTACAGAGGAGGTTAAAAATGTTCTAAGAGAGTTTGGAGAAAGTATATACATCGTTGTCTCCCCAAAACCTGACTCCTTTTATTTCATAAATAAAGAACTAATACCGTCTGTTGATGAGTTTAAATTTATTGTTGATGAGACCCTGAGAATAAAAGATATTCTTATGTATCAGATATATTACACAGAAAAACCGCTTATACTTCAGCCTGAAAGCAACAGAAAAGATATGATAGATAAGGCTCTAAAATTACAGAGAGAACTTCTTGAAAAACACAGTATTGAAGCGAGGGTTATCCCACAGGTTCACAAGTATATGGGGATTATGTGA
- the tig gene encoding trigger factor, with translation MSVTVEEKGLVRTLTIEEKGQEIKSLIDNVVREIAKNVNIPGFRKGHVPPAVIKARYKQAIKEEVARKFISEKLQSILEEQKLSPVSPDITFGDVELSGDSLKMKVAFEVAPEFELKDYEGLEIEMIKHEVSDEDVEKAIQNLLEQHATYKLADKEVEDGDLIKIHYHIKADTGEEEEDEFEVAVGQGQLRPEIEEKIKGKKAGDEVTAENVSLYNEKGEEFGKATVTVRILEVKEKVLPEFNDEFVKSINLGENVEEAKKKIKESLENQIKEAKERELEQKIIDKLAEQYDFEVPQSLVKAELEYLLQEYAKQLETYGIKPNQEMMAAAAEGLKQTAEKNVRVMFVINKIAEKEGIKVEEEEINREIENMAKAYNMTADQLKQYLEEKGLINNIIYSILKKKVLDLIKERANIVEMTKEEYEKKKAEEEKAGTEAEKEAEEKKEE, from the coding sequence ATGAGCGTTACTGTAGAAGAGAAAGGTCTTGTTAGAACACTTACTATTGAAGAAAAAGGTCAGGAGATAAAAAGTTTAATTGACAATGTTGTCAGAGAGATAGCTAAAAACGTTAATATCCCAGGTTTTAGAAAGGGACATGTTCCGCCTGCTGTGATAAAGGCAAGATATAAGCAGGCTATAAAGGAAGAGGTTGCAAGAAAGTTTATATCTGAAAAGCTACAGTCTATTTTAGAGGAGCAGAAGTTATCCCCTGTTTCACCTGATATAACCTTTGGTGATGTTGAACTTTCAGGAGACTCATTAAAGATGAAGGTTGCTTTTGAGGTTGCACCTGAGTTTGAGCTTAAGGATTATGAAGGTCTTGAGATAGAGATGATAAAACATGAGGTAAGCGATGAGGATGTAGAAAAAGCTATACAGAACCTTTTAGAACAGCACGCAACGTACAAATTAGCAGACAAAGAGGTTGAGGATGGAGATCTTATAAAGATCCACTACCACATAAAAGCTGACACAGGTGAAGAAGAGGAAGATGAGTTTGAGGTTGCTGTAGGACAGGGCCAGCTCAGACCTGAGATAGAGGAAAAGATAAAAGGTAAAAAAGCTGGAGATGAGGTGACAGCCGAGAATGTATCACTTTACAACGAGAAAGGTGAAGAGTTTGGTAAGGCAACTGTGACTGTGAGAATACTTGAGGTTAAAGAAAAGGTTCTCCCAGAGTTTAATGATGAGTTTGTGAAGAGTATAAATCTCGGTGAGAATGTTGAAGAAGCTAAGAAAAAAATAAAAGAGAGTCTTGAAAATCAGATAAAAGAGGCAAAGGAAAGGGAGCTTGAACAGAAGATCATTGATAAATTAGCTGAGCAGTATGATTTTGAGGTTCCACAATCTCTTGTTAAAGCAGAGCTTGAGTATCTACTGCAGGAGTATGCCAAACAGCTTGAGACTTACGGGATAAAACCAAATCAGGAGATGATGGCAGCCGCTGCTGAAGGTCTAAAACAGACAGCAGAGAAAAATGTCAGGGTTATGTTTGTTATAAATAAGATAGCTGAAAAAGAAGGTATCAAAGTAGAGGAAGAGGAGATAAACAGAGAGATAGAGAATATGGCCAAAGCTTACAATATGACAGCAGATCAGCTAAAACAGTATCTTGAAGAAAAAGGACTTATAAATAATATTATTTACTCGATACTTAAGAAAAAAGTTCTTGACTTAATAAAAGAAAGGGCTAATATTGTTGAGATGACAAAGGAGGAGTACGAAAAGAAGAAGGCCGAAGAGGAAAAAGCTGGAACTGAAGCAGAAAAAGAAGCTGAAGAAAAAAAGGAGGAGTAA
- the clpP gene encoding ATP-dependent Clp endopeptidase proteolytic subunit ClpP, with the protein MSKDLDSIVSQLVPIVIEQTPRGERAYDIYSRLLKDRIIMLGFPIDDHIANLIIAQLLFLESEDPEKDIYMYINSPGGVVTSGLAIYDTMRYIKPDVVTICMGQAASMGAFLLSAGAKGKRYALPSSRIMIHQPLGGFQGQATDIEIHAKEILRLKKYLNERLAEHTGQPLEKIERDTERDFFMSAHDAVEYGLIDKVIEKR; encoded by the coding sequence ATGAGCAAAGATTTAGATAGTATCGTAAGCCAGTTAGTTCCTATCGTTATTGAACAGACACCAAGAGGTGAGAGAGCTTACGATATATATTCGAGGCTTTTAAAAGACAGAATTATTATGCTTGGTTTTCCTATTGATGACCATATAGCGAACCTTATTATCGCACAGCTTCTATTCCTGGAATCAGAGGATCCAGAGAAGGATATCTATATGTATATAAACTCACCAGGTGGCGTTGTGACATCAGGTCTTGCTATATACGACACTATGAGATACATAAAACCTGATGTAGTTACGATATGTATGGGACAGGCTGCATCTATGGGAGCTTTTCTCCTCTCTGCAGGAGCAAAAGGAAAGAGATACGCACTTCCAAGCTCAAGAATAATGATACACCAGCCACTTGGCGGATTTCAGGGACAGGCTACAGACATAGAGATACATGCAAAGGAGATACTGAGACTTAAGAAATACCTTAATGAAAGACTTGCAGAACATACCGGTCAGCCATTGGAAAAGATAGAAAGGGATACAGAGAGAGACTTCTTCATGTCTGCTCATGATGCTGTTGAGTACGGTCTTATAGATAAAGTAATAGAGAAGAGGTAA
- the clpX gene encoding ATP-dependent Clp protease ATP-binding subunit ClpX, which translates to MNRINRCSFCGKTQEETKVLVAGPNDIFICDDCITQCNLLIKEELESIEKDTPELKSLPTPAEIKKKLDEYVIGQERAKKILSVAVYNHYKRIFHPGRYTDDDVELEKSNILLIGPTGSGKTLLARTLAKILNVPFAIADATNITEAGYVGEDVESILVRLVQAADYDIEKAEKGIIYIDEIDKIAKKSGENPSITRDVSGEGVQQALLKILEGTVANIPPQGGRKHPHQEFIQLDTSNILFILGGAFVGLEDIIKQRIGKKSIGFATQIRSKEEEEGNILSKVRVEDLIKFGLIPEFIGRIPVVATLDELDEDALVRVLTEPKNALIKQYKKLLSMDGVELEFTDDAIRAIAKEAIDRKTGARGLRAIVEEIMLDVMYEIPQAQGVKKVVIDKDVVLKKKQPVMIYEKAS; encoded by the coding sequence ATGAACAGGATAAATAGATGCTCTTTCTGTGGGAAGACACAGGAAGAGACAAAAGTCTTAGTGGCAGGACCAAACGATATATTTATATGTGATGACTGTATAACACAGTGTAATCTACTTATAAAAGAAGAGCTTGAGAGTATTGAGAAGGACACACCTGAGCTTAAATCACTTCCAACACCTGCCGAGATAAAGAAAAAGTTAGACGAGTATGTTATAGGACAGGAAAGGGCAAAGAAGATACTTTCAGTAGCTGTTTATAACCATTATAAGAGAATATTCCATCCGGGAAGATACACAGATGATGATGTAGAACTGGAGAAAAGTAATATCCTTTTAATAGGTCCTACAGGTTCTGGTAAAACCCTCCTTGCAAGAACACTTGCAAAGATACTTAACGTTCCGTTTGCGATAGCAGATGCAACAAACATAACAGAGGCAGGTTATGTCGGTGAGGATGTTGAGAGTATCCTTGTAAGACTTGTTCAGGCGGCAGATTATGATATAGAAAAGGCTGAAAAAGGCATCATATATATAGATGAGATAGATAAGATAGCTAAAAAGTCAGGGGAAAACCCATCTATCACACGGGATGTTTCAGGGGAAGGTGTTCAGCAGGCACTTTTAAAGATACTTGAGGGAACTGTTGCAAATATACCACCTCAAGGTGGAAGAAAACATCCCCATCAGGAGTTTATACAGCTTGATACATCAAACATACTTTTTATACTTGGTGGTGCCTTTGTAGGTCTTGAGGATATTATAAAACAGAGAATTGGTAAGAAATCAATAGGATTTGCAACTCAGATAAGATCAAAAGAAGAGGAAGAAGGAAATATACTTTCAAAGGTCAGGGTTGAAGACCTTATAAAGTTTGGTCTTATTCCTGAGTTTATAGGAAGAATACCTGTTGTGGCAACGCTTGACGAGCTTGATGAGGATGCACTTGTAAGGGTTTTAACAGAGCCAAAAAACGCTCTTATAAAACAGTATAAAAAACTTCTCTCTATGGACGGGGTTGAGCTTGAGTTTACAGATGATGCTATAAGAGCGATAGCAAAAGAAGCTATTGATAGGAAAACAGGTGCGAGGGGCTTAAGGGCTATAGTTGAGGAGATAATGCTTGATGTTATGTACGAGATACCTCAGGCTCAGGGTGTTAAAAAGGTAGTGATAGATAAAGATGTTGTTTTGAAGAAAAAACAGCCAGTTATGATTTACGAGAAAGCTAGCTAA
- the yihA gene encoding ribosome biogenesis GTP-binding protein YihA/YsxC: MSVIKKVQFIKSAVNPKDYPQPKYPEVAVVGRSNVGKSSLINAIFKRNIAKVSSSPGKTRLINFFLLNDRISFVDLPGYGYAAVSKAERAKWKKMIEKYFQTRENLSLVIMLVDSRHPPTKLDIMMKEWLEDLGIPYIVVATKADKLNQSEKARTKKVIRETLGLPKDFPVFLTSAKEGTGIKELMSYVLDFLTEERSHKSVI; this comes from the coding sequence ATGTCTGTTATAAAAAAAGTCCAGTTTATAAAAAGTGCTGTAAATCCTAAGGATTACCCTCAGCCTAAATATCCTGAGGTTGCTGTTGTAGGAAGATCCAATGTTGGTAAATCTTCCCTTATAAATGCGATATTTAAAAGAAACATAGCGAAGGTTTCATCTTCACCGGGAAAAACAAGGCTTATAAACTTTTTCCTTCTCAACGACAGGATCTCTTTTGTTGATCTTCCCGGATACGGTTACGCTGCTGTTTCAAAGGCAGAAAGAGCAAAATGGAAAAAGATGATAGAAAAGTACTTTCAAACGAGGGAAAATCTATCCCTTGTTATAATGCTTGTTGACAGCAGGCATCCACCTACAAAGTTAGATATTATGATGAAAGAATGGCTTGAGGACCTTGGAATTCCTTATATAGTTGTTGCAACAAAAGCTGACAAACTTAATCAGAGTGAGAAGGCAAGGACAAAAAAGGTTATAAGGGAAACACTTGGACTTCCAAAGGATTTTCCAGTATTTCTAACCTCAGCAAAAGAGGGAACAGGTATTAAAGAGCTTATGAGCTATGTTTTGGATTTTCTTACAGAGGAAAGATCCCATAAATCGGTAATCTGA
- the trpA gene encoding tryptophan synthase subunit alpha has translation MSLIGEIFSRKKPLICYFMAGYPSLEKSYETAKALIQSGADILEVGVPFSDPVADGPTIQVAHEKAVKDGITPVNVFQLTEKLKKEFPDIPLILMTYYNPIYVMGEQDFCKLAKEKGADGFIVPDLPPEEAENFKRIANSSGLETIFLLAPTSHERRIKLIGEMSDSFIYYVSLTGITGERDTLPWEELENKVRQIKKITGKKVAVGFGVSKKEHTQKLSQISDGVIVGSAVVKLQGKADIEGIKSLVKQLKEGME, from the coding sequence TTGTCTTTAATAGGTGAGATATTCAGCAGGAAAAAACCTCTTATCTGTTACTTTATGGCAGGTTATCCCTCCCTTGAAAAAAGTTATGAAACAGCAAAGGCTTTAATACAGTCAGGGGCTGATATTCTTGAGGTTGGAGTTCCATTTTCTGATCCTGTAGCAGATGGTCCAACAATTCAGGTCGCCCATGAAAAAGCTGTAAAAGACGGGATAACACCTGTAAATGTTTTTCAGCTTACTGAAAAGCTAAAAAAAGAGTTTCCAGATATTCCTTTGATATTGATGACTTACTATAACCCTATATACGTTATGGGAGAACAGGATTTCTGTAAGCTTGCTAAAGAGAAGGGAGCAGATGGTTTCATAGTGCCTGATCTTCCACCTGAAGAAGCGGAAAATTTTAAGAGAATAGCAAACAGTTCTGGTCTTGAGACGATCTTTTTACTTGCCCCAACGTCACACGAGAGAAGAATAAAGCTTATAGGTGAGATGAGCGACAGTTTTATATACTATGTTTCCCTCACAGGTATTACAGGTGAGAGGGATACACTTCCGTGGGAGGAGCTTGAGAACAAGGTCAGACAGATAAAAAAGATCACAGGCAAAAAGGTTGCTGTAGGATTTGGCGTATCAAAAAAGGAGCATACACAGAAGCTATCACAGATATCTGATGGTGTGATAGTTGGAAGTGCTGTTGTAAAACTTCAGGGTAAGGCAGATATAGAAGGGATTAAAAGCCTTGTAAAACAGCTGAAAGAGGGTATGGAATGA